One region of Spirochaetota bacterium genomic DNA includes:
- a CDS encoding STAS domain-containing protein, producing the protein MEFEINEDDDVIYITLIGEINLYTSKDFKNTLFEISQTKDKIMDLDFSNVDYMDSAGIGVLISLYKIQSKRGKKLIIRKANDDIINFIRLSNLSELLEE; encoded by the coding sequence ATGGAATTTGAAATCAACGAAGATGATGACGTCATTTATATCACCCTTATCGGTGAAATAAATCTTTACACGAGCAAGGACTTCAAGAATACATTATTTGAAATCAGCCAAACCAAAGACAAGATTATGGATCTTGATTTCTCAAACGTAGATTATATGGATTCCGCGGGGATTGGAGTCCTGATTAGCCTTTATAAAATTCAGAGCAAAAGGGGTAAAAAGCTGATCATCAGAAAAGCCAATGATGACATCATCAATTTTATCAGATTATCCAATCTATCAGAACTCCTCGAGGAGTAA
- a CDS encoding STAS domain-containing protein has product MSIQVKEDDDVVTITVQGDIEIYTLDEFKKVLISVGHSSDKNIVIDVSKVNFIDSSGIGALISLYKLQSKKGRKLTIRNASPDIQNILKLTTLSDVLGLE; this is encoded by the coding sequence ATGTCCATACAAGTAAAGGAAGATGACGATGTCGTTACCATCACGGTGCAAGGAGATATTGAAATTTATACGCTGGATGAGTTTAAGAAAGTATTGATCAGCGTCGGCCATTCATCCGATAAAAACATTGTTATTGACGTCTCAAAGGTTAATTTTATCGATTCTTCCGGGATCGGCGCCCTGATAAGCCTGTACAAGCTCCAGAGCAAGAAGGGCAGGAAGCTGACCATCAGGAACGCAAGCCCCGATATACAGAATATCCTCAAGTTGACCACCCTGTCCGATGTCCTTGGATTGGAATAG